In Candidatus Tanganyikabacteria bacterium, the following are encoded in one genomic region:
- a CDS encoding succinate dehydrogenase/fumarate reductase iron-sulfur subunit, producing the protein MNNVKFKVFIGNNEGGEYQTFSVPVTEGWVVLDAIHWIQANAKNDLACRWNCKAGKCGSCSAEINGRPRLMCMTRLEDAVVDGQVQVEPIRTFPIIRDLVTDVSWNFEVKKRIAPFKPKTPEPDGTLRMQQYDADRVQEFRKCIECYLCQDVCHVLRDHKEFAFAGPRFMIHAAQLEMNPLDTGNRLEALKGELGIGYCNITKCCTEVCPEHIHITDNGIIPLKERVVGEYYDPLAKVLGGMFGWKREPQT; encoded by the coding sequence ATGAACAACGTCAAGTTCAAGGTCTTCATCGGCAACAACGAGGGCGGCGAATACCAAACCTTCTCGGTGCCGGTCACCGAGGGGTGGGTGGTGCTGGACGCCATCCACTGGATCCAGGCCAACGCGAAGAACGACCTGGCTTGCCGCTGGAACTGCAAGGCCGGCAAGTGCGGCTCGTGCAGCGCCGAAATCAACGGCCGGCCGCGCCTGATGTGCATGACGCGCCTCGAGGACGCGGTCGTGGACGGCCAGGTGCAGGTCGAGCCGATCCGCACCTTCCCGATCATCCGGGATCTGGTCACCGACGTGTCGTGGAATTTCGAGGTCAAGAAGCGCATCGCGCCCTTCAAGCCGAAGACCCCCGAGCCGGACGGCACCTTGCGCATGCAGCAGTACGACGCCGACCGCGTCCAGGAATTCCGCAAGTGCATCGAGTGCTACCTGTGCCAGGACGTCTGCCACGTGCTGCGCGACCACAAGGAATTCGCCTTCGCGGGGCCGCGCTTCATGATCCACGCGGCGCAACTCGAAATGAACCCCCTGGACACCGGAAACCGGCTCGAGGCCTTGAAAGGCGAGCTGGGCATCGGCTACTGCAACATCACCAAGTGCTGCACCGAGGTCTGCCCCGAGCACATCCACATCACCGACAACGGCATCATCCCGCTCAAGGAGCGGGTGGTCGGCGAGTACTACGATCCGCTGGCCAAGGTGCTAGGCGGGATGTTCGGCTGGAAGCGGGAACCGCAAACCTAG
- a CDS encoding fumarate reductase/succinate dehydrogenase flavoprotein subunit: MANYDYQTFEHDVVVIGAGGAGLRAAIESSAQGCTTALICKSLLGKAHTVMAEGGAAAAMGNVDPNDNWQVHFRDTMRGGKFLNNYRMAELHAKESPDRILELERWGAVFDRTKDGRILQRNFGGHRFPRLAHVGDRTGLEIIRTLQDKGVHMGIDVYMEHTVIGLLKTDGRVVGCVAYDREKGRFKVYRGKAVVLATGGIGKAWRITSNSWEYTGDGHAMAYRAGADLVDMEFVQFHPTGMVWPPSVRGILVTESVRGEGGVLRNSQGERFMFEYIPELFRKETSDTEDEANRWLVEQSAATRPDPAKAARRPPELLPRDEVARAIHAEVKAGRGSPHGGVFLDVATRRTPEEIRRKLPSMYHQFKELAGVDITREAMEIGPTCHYVMGGIRVDADTQMSSVPGLFAAGECAGGLHGANRLGGNSLSDLLVFGRRAGLGAAEYAKASSGQAALDAAKVDSLIAGALAFFDRTDGPSPYDLAARLQASMEENVGIIRVAADLEKGLSILGEIAADYRKVRVVGNREFNPGWHLAIDMQNMLTVSEACARAALTREESRGGHTRNDFPATDKDHWGKVNLVIRQGSDGQMQVVEEPLPEMPPELARLFED, translated from the coding sequence ATGGCCAACTACGATTACCAGACCTTCGAACACGACGTCGTCGTCATCGGCGCGGGCGGGGCGGGCCTCCGGGCCGCCATCGAGAGCAGCGCGCAGGGGTGCACCACCGCCCTCATCTGCAAGAGCCTGCTGGGCAAGGCCCACACTGTCATGGCCGAGGGCGGCGCGGCGGCCGCCATGGGCAACGTGGATCCCAACGACAACTGGCAGGTGCATTTCCGCGACACGATGCGCGGCGGCAAGTTCCTGAACAACTACCGGATGGCCGAGTTGCACGCCAAGGAGTCGCCGGACCGCATCCTGGAACTCGAGCGGTGGGGCGCGGTCTTCGATCGCACCAAGGACGGCCGCATCTTGCAGCGCAATTTCGGCGGGCACCGTTTTCCGCGCCTCGCGCACGTGGGCGACCGCACGGGCCTCGAAATCATCCGCACGCTCCAGGACAAGGGCGTCCACATGGGTATCGACGTCTACATGGAGCACACCGTCATCGGCCTGCTGAAGACGGACGGTCGGGTCGTGGGCTGCGTGGCCTACGACCGCGAGAAGGGCCGCTTCAAGGTCTACCGCGGCAAGGCGGTGGTCCTGGCCACCGGCGGCATCGGCAAGGCCTGGCGCATCACGTCGAATTCGTGGGAGTACACGGGGGACGGCCACGCGATGGCGTATCGCGCCGGCGCCGACCTGGTCGACATGGAGTTCGTGCAGTTCCACCCCACCGGCATGGTCTGGCCGCCCAGCGTGCGCGGCATCCTGGTGACCGAGTCGGTCCGCGGCGAGGGCGGCGTCCTGCGCAACAGCCAGGGCGAGCGCTTCATGTTCGAGTACATCCCGGAACTGTTCCGCAAGGAGACCTCCGACACCGAGGACGAGGCCAACCGCTGGCTGGTGGAGCAGTCGGCCGCGACGCGGCCGGACCCGGCCAAGGCGGCGCGGCGCCCGCCCGAGTTGCTGCCCCGCGACGAGGTCGCCCGCGCCATTCACGCCGAGGTCAAGGCCGGCCGTGGCAGCCCGCACGGCGGCGTCTTCCTCGACGTGGCCACTCGCCGCACCCCCGAGGAGATCAGGCGCAAGCTCCCGTCGATGTACCACCAGTTCAAGGAACTGGCCGGCGTGGACATCACGAGGGAGGCCATGGAGATCGGCCCCACGTGCCATTACGTGATGGGCGGCATCCGCGTCGACGCCGACACCCAGATGTCGTCGGTGCCCGGCCTGTTCGCCGCCGGCGAATGCGCCGGGGGCCTGCACGGCGCCAATCGCCTGGGCGGCAATTCCCTGTCGGATCTGCTGGTCTTCGGCCGGCGGGCGGGCCTGGGAGCGGCCGAGTACGCCAAGGCCTCTTCCGGCCAGGCGGCGCTGGATGCCGCGAAGGTCGACTCCCTCATCGCCGGTGCCCTGGCGTTCTTCGACCGGACCGACGGCCCGAGCCCCTACGACCTGGCCGCCAGGCTGCAAGCCTCGATGGAAGAAAACGTGGGCATCATCCGCGTCGCCGCGGATCTCGAGAAGGGCCTCTCCATCCTCGGGGAGATCGCGGCCGACTACCGGAAGGTCCGCGTCGTGGGCAACCGGGAGTTCAACCCCGGCTGGCACCTGGCCATCGACATGCAGAACATGCTCACCGTGTCCGAAGCCTGCGCCCGCGCGGCCCTCACCCGCGAGGAGAGCCGCGGCGGCCACACGCGCAACGATTTCCCCGCCACCGACAAGGATCACTGGGGCAAGGTCAACCTGGTCATCCGGCAAGGCTCCGACGGTCAGATGCAGGTCGTCGAGGAACCGCTGCCCGAAATGCCCCCCGAACTCGCCAGGCTCTTCGAGGACTGA